In Akkermansia muciniphila, the DNA window CACCATGATTTCCCGGTTGGCGCGCGCGTCCGCCACCTCAGGCATCTTTGCCAGAATCTCCTTGGCCTTCTGGGCCGCCAGGCGGAGCTGGGGCAGCTCCGTGCCGTAGATGTTGATGGCGATTTCCGAGTTGGAGCCGGAGAGGGCGGAGCTGATGCGGTGCGCCAGCGGATAGCCGATCATGGAGCTGGTGCCGGGAATGCCGTCAATGCGTTCCTTGATGGCGGAGCGCAGTTTCTTCTGGTCCTTCTTCAAGTCCACGCGCACAAGGAGCTCGGAGGCGCTGACGGGTTCCGCGTGTTCGTCGTTTTCCGCGCGTCCCGTACGCTGGGTGACGCTGAGGACGCCCGGAATTTGTTCAATGTCCTTCATCACCTTCCGGGAAATGCGCTCCGTTTCATCCAGGGAGGTGCCGGGCACGGTGCTGACGAAGACCGTATAGCAGTCCTCGTTGAACGGCGGGAGGAAACTGGTTCCGAAGGTGGACCCCAGCCACAGGGCCAGCAGCGTAATGGCCGCCATGATGGCGCAGACCGTCTTGGAGAAGCGCAGGCAGAACTCAAGGATGGGCGCATAAATGCGCTTGATGAGGCGGGAGCTGAAGGAATCCCCGCTTTCCAGCGTGGCGGCGTTTTTGCTCTTCTTGAACCACATGTAGCAGAGAACCGGGGTAATGGTCACGGCCACGATGAGGGAGGAGAGCAGGGCCAGCATGTAGGAGATGCCCAGGGGGCGGAAAAACTGGCCTTCCAGCCCGGACAGGAAGAGCACCGGAGTAAACACCAGCAGGATGATGACGGAGGAGAAGGAGATGGACCCCACGATTTCCCCCTTGGCCTTCATCAGCACCTCATACTTGCTCTTGCGCTTGTCTTCCGGCAGGGCGGCGTTCCGGTTCAGGTGCCGCCACGCTATTTCCACAAAAATGATGGCGTTGTCCACTACGTCCCCCACGGCTACGGCCAGGCCGCCCAGGGTCATGATGTTAATGGCCAGCCCGAAAATGGGGAACATCATCATCCCGAACAGGACGGACAGGGGCATGGAAATCAGCGTGATGATGGCCGTGCGCAGGTTCAGCAGCGTCAGGAAGATGACGATCATGACCACCGCTCCCGCAATGAGCAGGGTTTCCGTTCCGTTGTCCAGGGACATTTCAATGAAATCCGCCTGGCGGTAGGCGGTGGTGTGCAGTTTCATGCCCTTGGGAAGCTGGCTCTGGCTGAACTCCTTGACGGCTGCGTCCACAGCCTGCGTCAGGGCCAGCGTATTGGCTCCCGGCACCTTCTGCACGGAAAGCACTACGGCGTCTTCCCCCATGAACCCGGCGTCGCCCCGTCGCGGCGCGCCGTCTATCTTGACCTCCGCCACGTCCTGAAGCCGGAGAATGCCGGAGGCATGGTCCAGAACCAGGGCGCGGTTCAGTTGTTCAATATTGGCGGTGCGGGTATCCTGCTGGATGGGGAGTTCCTGCCCGGCCACGTCCTCCAGGTACCCGGCGGGAACGGAAGACTGGGATTCCTCAATGGCCGTTTTCAGGCTGGAAAGGTCCACCCCGGCCAGCTTGAGCTTGTTGGGATCGTAAACCACCTGGTATTCCGGCAGGCGGCCGCCCAGCACCGTGACCTGTCCCACGCCGGGGATGGCCAGCAGGCGCGTGCGCAGCTTGTATTCCGCCAATTGCCGCATGTCCAGCGTGGAGGTGTCCTTGTCTCCCGTCAGGGCGATCAGCATGATTTCCCCCGTTACGGAGACGATGGGCGCCAGCTCCGGGGACGTACCTTCCGGCAGGGACTCCCGGACCGCGCCCAGGCGTTCCGTAACGATCTGGCGCGCCTGGTAAATATCCTTGTCCCAGTCAAAGTCCACCCATACGAAGGAGAGGCCGCTCCCGGAGGAGGAGCGTACGCCCTTGACCCCGGCGGTGCCGTTCATGGCGGACTCAATGGGAATGGTGATATACTGCTCCACTTCCTCCGCGGTAAGGCCGGGGGCTTCCGTCTGGATGGTGACGCGCGGAACCTTCAGTTCCGGAAACACGTCCACGGGAATACTCTTCACCACGAAAATGCTGATAACCGCCAGCGCAATTGTCAGCAGAATCACGGTGATTCTGTTATTCAGGCAGAATGAAATTAGAAAGTTCATCGAATTCCTGTTTCTATTAACCGTTCTCTAATCACGTTGAGCTGAAAATCAATGTTCCCCTTCGTGGAACTGGCCGTCCGCGTGGAAGTGCCCGGCCGCCTTTTTGCTGCCGGCGTCTCCCGTGGGCAGGATGTATTTCAATTCATATCCCCCCTTGGTCACGATGGTCTGTCCCGGCGTCAGCCCCTTGACAGGCGTCTTTCCCTGCCGGGCGGGCAGCGTTTCCACCTTCTTCATGACGAAGGTGTCGTCCGCCGCCTTGATGAAGACCACGTCGTTCACCCCCACCTTGACGACGGCGCTGTTGGGAACGGGAATAAATCCGTCCGTGGCGGCGTCATGGGAATACAGGTCCAGCCGGGCAAGCTGTCCGGCATGCGTCCCTTCCGGCATGCGGTCCGGAACGAAGTACAGGGCACGGGACTGCGTGGCGGGGTCTACCTGGTCCGCCACCCGCAGGGCGCCGTCCAGCACTTCCGTATTTTTTCCACTGGTCAGGGCCAGCTGGGCCTTCGCGTAATGGACGGGGTCAGCCCCGTAAATGGTGGTGGCGAATTCCAGTTCTCCCTTGTTGGTCATGACGAGGGCGGGCGCGCCCTGTTCCCCCCAGGAACCCTGGGTCATGTTCACGGACTGGACGGAGCCGTCTGCCGCGGCGTACACGTAAAGGAGGTTGTTTTTCAACGCTCCGGAATCCGTCACCAGCTTCAGTTTATTATTGCTGGCGTCCAGAGCGGCCCGGAGGCTGTGGATTTCCGCTTCCTTGAACTGGATGGAGGTGTTCAATTCACTGTTACGGGTGCCTATTTTTTCCAGTTGGGCCCGGCGTTCCTTGAGGGTATTGAGTTCCGCCGCGGCGCGGTCTAGAGCGGCCTGCGCCTGGGAGGCGTTTCCCTCCATCTCCACAATATCCGGAGAGGCCAGCGTGTACAGCAATTCCCCCTTCCGTACCTGCTGGGCGGACTTGACGTTGAAGGTGACGCGCCCGGCGGCGGGAAGGGCGTATGTAGTCACCGCATGGGGAGGGATGACCATCTGCCCGTGAAGGGTCTTTTCCGCGCCGTGGGAGGCTTCCGTCACCTTCTCAAAGCGCATGTCCAGGGAATGGCGCGCTTTTTCATCCACATGCACGGGAATCATATCCCCGGGCTGGCCGGAACCTTTCTCCGCGGCCTCTTCATGTTCGTGGTCGCCCGTGCAGGCTTCCCCCTCTGCATGCTGGTGGCCCTCAGGCTCGTGGTCGCCTGTGCAGACGGAGCCGTCCGCGTGCTTGTGTTCCTCATGGGCGTGTTCTTCGGTGCAGGTTTCCCCTTCCTTGTGCTGGTGGCCGTCATGGTCGTGGTCCGCCGTGCACGCAGTGCCGTCCTCGTGCTTGTGTTCTGCGGGGGCCTGTTGTTCTCCGCGTGCGGGGGTGAGGCCAAAAACGGGAGCGAAGCCCAGGATAATGGAAAAATAAAGACGTTTCATATTCGTTAACAATGGTGGCAAGTTTATTTGGATTGAAGGTTGGCGTGGGTGAGGTAGCGGAGCTGGGCTTGAATGGCCAGCAGCTTGTCCAGGTTGTCCAGGAAGGCCAGGCGGCTTTCATAAAGCTGGTGGCGGTTTTCAGCCAGTTCCAGCAGGGAAGCTTCCCCAATGCCGTGCAGTTTTTCCATGGTACGGACGGAAGAGGCGAAGGACTCCATGCGCTGAAGCTCCGTCCGGCAGTGGCGCAGCACCATCTGCTGGCTGGCGTCAAGCTGGCGCGCGTTGAATAATTCCGTCTTCCAGAGCTGGATGGTTTCCTGTCTGGACATATCCCGTGCTCCGCGGGATTCCGCAACGGCCTTGCGGTTGCGGTTCCAGAGGGGGATATTGAACCCTATTTCCCCGCCTACTTCCTTTTCACCGTCGTCACGGGTAAAGGAAGGCCCCAGTTCCAGTTCCGGATACTGGCGGCGGATTTCCGTCTTGAATAACGTTTCTGTGGTGGCGTAGGTTGCCAGCTGGGCCTTGATTTTGGGGGCTGCCGTCAGGGCGGAGGGCCCCGGTGCCGGAACAGCGGGGGGAAGCTGGAAACCCTGTTCCGTGCGGAAGCCGAGCTTCCGGGCCGCAGAGGGGTGCAGCCCCATCAGCCTGACCAGTTCCATCTTCTGTTCCAGCTCTGTTTCCGTCACAGTCTGGAGTTCCCGGATGGCGTCATTCATACGCTGGGAAGCCACCTGGCGGGAGGAAAATTCCACTTCCCCTGCTCCGATGAGCTTTTCAATCGTACTGTTTTCATTCCTGACCGCCGCCAGGCGTTCCCGGATGACCGCCTGTCGGCGCCGGGTGACGGCGAGTTTGCTCCAGGCCTGGTCCAGGGAACTGAGAAAATCCAGTTCCGCCTGGCGGAGGGTCCAGAAGTCCGCCTCCTTGTATTGTTCCGCCACCTTCTTTTCCAGGGCGGGGAGACCGGTCACGGGAATGGTGAAGCCCAGGCTGCCGGACATGTTGAGCGTGTTCTCCTGGAGGACTTGTTCGATATCCCAGGAAAAGGA includes these proteins:
- a CDS encoding efflux RND transporter permease subunit, whose amino-acid sequence is MNFLISFCLNNRITVILLTIALAVISIFVVKSIPVDVFPELKVPRVTIQTEAPGLTAEEVEQYITIPIESAMNGTAGVKGVRSSSGSGLSFVWVDFDWDKDIYQARQIVTERLGAVRESLPEGTSPELAPIVSVTGEIMLIALTGDKDTSTLDMRQLAEYKLRTRLLAIPGVGQVTVLGGRLPEYQVVYDPNKLKLAGVDLSSLKTAIEESQSSVPAGYLEDVAGQELPIQQDTRTANIEQLNRALVLDHASGILRLQDVAEVKIDGAPRRGDAGFMGEDAVVLSVQKVPGANTLALTQAVDAAVKEFSQSQLPKGMKLHTTAYRQADFIEMSLDNGTETLLIAGAVVMIVIFLTLLNLRTAIITLISMPLSVLFGMMMFPIFGLAINIMTLGGLAVAVGDVVDNAIIFVEIAWRHLNRNAALPEDKRKSKYEVLMKAKGEIVGSISFSSVIILLVFTPVLFLSGLEGQFFRPLGISYMLALLSSLIVAVTITPVLCYMWFKKSKNAATLESGDSFSSRLIKRIYAPILEFCLRFSKTVCAIMAAITLLALWLGSTFGTSFLPPFNEDCYTVFVSTVPGTSLDETERISRKVMKDIEQIPGVLSVTQRTGRAENDEHAEPVSASELLVRVDLKKDQKKLRSAIKERIDGIPGTSSMIGYPLAHRISSALSGSNSEIAINIYGTELPQLRLAAQKAKEILAKMPEVADARANREIMVDTIRVQYNQEALASHGLTMANAAEQVSTAMNGQKLGEVIKNQDHWNIVLRIDPRLKTSMEDIKNLELISPNKKTVRLDDVAQVYREEVSNLILRDNTMRKAMISCNPSPNSNLGDLAKACREQLDPVMNAMGCTVDYDGTIKARESASERLYVLGAIVMVLIVLLLSSALGSVRRAMLTLVNIPLCLVGGIVAVFLASPGTLSSLFGDTYIPPILSVASIVGFVTVIGFAIRSGLILLNRYRALEHKGLKPAEAIREGSLERVVPIIMTSLTTVLGLLPLIWAIDKPGGELLGPLAIVQFGGLVSATILNLLIIPATAKLFSRWISSRRKELEAKS
- a CDS encoding TolC family protein, with the protein product MKSIPFFAGLGLTAFLSSCSVYHSAPIDLNAEEASWKEASRVDSHTSVTRNQARQIGLVMNPDLNKARLKLASSNEAAKQSGWWNDPSFSWDIEQVLQENTLNMSGSLGFTIPVTGLPALEKKVAEQYKEADFWTLRQAELDFLSSLDQAWSKLAVTRRRQAVIRERLAAVRNENSTIEKLIGAGEVEFSSRQVASQRMNDAIRELQTVTETELEQKMELVRLMGLHPSAARKLGFRTEQGFQLPPAVPAPGPSALTAAPKIKAQLATYATTETLFKTEIRRQYPELELGPSFTRDDGEKEVGGEIGFNIPLWNRNRKAVAESRGARDMSRQETIQLWKTELFNARQLDASQQMVLRHCRTELQRMESFASSVRTMEKLHGIGEASLLELAENRHQLYESRLAFLDNLDKLLAIQAQLRYLTHANLQSK
- a CDS encoding efflux RND transporter periplasmic adaptor subunit — protein: MKRLYFSIILGFAPVFGLTPARGEQQAPAEHKHEDGTACTADHDHDGHQHKEGETCTEEHAHEEHKHADGSVCTGDHEPEGHQHAEGEACTGDHEHEEAAEKGSGQPGDMIPVHVDEKARHSLDMRFEKVTEASHGAEKTLHGQMVIPPHAVTTYALPAAGRVTFNVKSAQQVRKGELLYTLASPDIVEMEGNASQAQAALDRAAAELNTLKERRAQLEKIGTRNSELNTSIQFKEAEIHSLRAALDASNNKLKLVTDSGALKNNLLYVYAAADGSVQSVNMTQGSWGEQGAPALVMTNKGELEFATTIYGADPVHYAKAQLALTSGKNTEVLDGALRVADQVDPATQSRALYFVPDRMPEGTHAGQLARLDLYSHDAATDGFIPVPNSAVVKVGVNDVVFIKAADDTFVMKKVETLPARQGKTPVKGLTPGQTIVTKGGYELKYILPTGDAGSKKAAGHFHADGQFHEGEH